The Caulobacter sp. 73W region GCTGCGCGCCGAGGAACGGGGCGCCTCGACCGCCTGCGGGCCGACGGCTTCCTTGGCTATCTGATCAAGCCCCTGCGCCGTGCGTCCCTGGCCGACCGGGTGCTGGCCGCCCGCGCCGCCTTCCAGGGCGCGGCTCAGCCGGAGACCGAAAGCCGTGTGACCGAGGACGAGCGTATCGCCGCCGCCGCCGCGCCGGGCCTGCGCGTCCTGCTGGCCGAGGACAATCCGATCAACGCCCTGCTGGCCCGCGCCCTGCTGGAGCGCGAGGGTTGCCGGGTGGACCGCGTGGCCAGCGGACAGGAGGCGCTCGCCGCCCTGGCCGCCGGCGCCTATGACCTGATCCTCATGGACCGCCGCATGCCCGACCTGGGCGGGGTCGAGGCGACCCGCATCCTGCGCGCCCGCGGGGTGAAGACCCCGGTGGTCGCCCTGACCGCCGACGCCTTC contains the following coding sequences:
- a CDS encoding response regulator; its protein translation is MLAARAAFQGAAQPETESRVTEDERIAAAAAPGLRVLLAEDNPINALLARALLEREGCRVDRVASGQEALAALAAGAYDLILMDRRMPDLGGVEATRILRARGVKTPVVALTADAFEDDRRECLGAGMDDFLVKPISADAMRSVLSRCVAGGWTQDPARAKFAS